aaatacatttaaattaacaaGTGGAATACAAATCGAATTGGAATTCAGTGAATTCAATTAATTAGTAGGCATGGACCAACCGGGACGTGGCAGCAGCTCGAATATTAATCACGTCTATCGCCAAAGGATGAGAAATTAGTTGATCATGCATAATACATATAGAAATACTTGTGCTTGAGTGCCTCTGGTCTAGTTATGGCGGCTACAACCTACAATGAACCAGAAATATAATATTAGCTCCTCGTATGTTGGCTTTCATTAATCTGTGTCTTCAACTTAAAATTTTCCAATTCATGATAAATTAATAACGCCAACTTTTTCATGGAGTTTTAGAAATTTTTCTCAAGTTTCAGCCTTCTGATTATGTACTAGCCATAGTACTAGTACCACCTGTGTTTGTACATGAGCATGATGaaaatttattcttgattattaattatttatttggaacagtcattcatatatattttaacCCTAACATGCATGCATGATTATGTGTTTAATTGTTGTGCTAAACTGAACGTGCACGAGCTTACGGAAATTGGTAAAGGCCATATGCATGCATTATAGATATTTATAAAGGTGCTTAATTTCCTTCCtaataaaatgctaaaacatgcCGTGGCGACTTGCGTACGTGGAAAATGGGGATAAATTTTTGCAATGTGTCAATTaggattaaaattaaaattttttgagaaaattaaaattttaagtgaGCGGAAATatgtaataattaaataaaagaatttTGTTATCGAATCGTGCGTTGatcatatataaaataaataaaaaatgatgCCGACAGTAGAAATATTTGGAGTGTTGCAGTAGCATAAAATGATGTATAATTCTAAAAAAATGATCatgtataattaattaaattattatttcctATATTTTGCGAAACCAGCAACACCTCAAGAGGATAAATCATGTTTTGCCTTTCTTTTTTCCAGTATGATGCTTAATACAGTTTTGTacacctaaataaataaattcaaaatgCATCTCCTCAATTTTATTTAACGAAATccattaaaatttcataaagcAATATTATACAGATAGTCATCCACCTGAACTGAGATATTCTGCCCACTTGTTATAATTTGTAATATTACCCATTGCCCTTTAATCCCTATACTTCGTTTCTAACAAATTCGTGGGAATACGAATAAGTTAAAAATTCGGTTTGATTACTTTGAAGTTTTAATGTTTTTTGTCCAGAAAAATAGATTGTTTCGGCTAATTCGGTTAGAATTTGAAcagcttttttttaaaaaaaatgaaaaaataaataatagttTTTTTCAAATATAGAACTTTAATACAAGAAATTGATTTTATGCCGTGGTGTTGGTATATAAGTTTATTTGAATTGAATTTTATGCTATTCATATGCTAATGagtggtctcatgtgagaccgtgagacgggtcaacctaaacgatattcacaataaaaattaatactcttagcattaaaatgtaatattttttcgatgacccaaataagagatctgtcttacAAATACAacttgtgagatcgtctcacacaagtttttgcctattctAATTAGACCAGAAGAAAAAACGTTTAGGCTTATTTACGGATTTTGTTGTCGGGAATGACCTTTAGtttcaattaattttttcaaaattttggttaATTTGAATATCGACTGAAATAATCGATTTATTAGTTACAATGAAAGGTTCTAAAACTCAGATTTCAAAACATCAAGGAACATTACTGCAGGAACACAAGTGCGAGATAATTGATCTGAAGAACATATCAATGGAGTTAAAAAAAGGGTAAAATTCATAGCCAATACAATTATATAGGCATAAAAACgggtaaataaaaatataaagatGTTTACAATCCCCCTCTCATCTCTACTAATTAGTAAACCGACCCATCTCCCCTAAAAactaaaaaccaaaaaaaaaaaaaacattaaataaatacacagtTGATCCCCAGAGACCCTTGCCTGTGGTTTTCGATCTTGAACATGTATACTTATTtcgaaaatttataaaaaaaaaaagcaaatcAAATCCCCACCTCAAATGAATAAAACAAGATACAATACTGAAATTAATACACAAGGAAAAAAGGAGGAGAAAACAGTAATGtcatagatatagatatatacCGATATACATGAATATACTACTCAACTGATGAATCCGACAATCCACGTTTAATTATTAGCTAACCTCTTCCAATATTGTAATGTTGACGATGTAGTGGGTTGAGGAAGATCGGAGGTTCCTCTCGGCGCAAAATTTGAATGATCTGATCAACcttccaatttaaaataaggagGCTGCGTTCTCTTGCTGCTGACATGATCTCTCCGATCCATTTTCAAACCTCTGCCATCTATTTCTCTCAAGTAATAATTAAGATTCTGAGCATCTCCCTTTTCTGGCCTTTTATTTGGAAGAAatgtaaaagaaataaaaactcTATCCACCCGGAAGAGATCGAAGACAATAAGTCAGGAAATGCGTCAATTTTTTTCGAGTTAAGTTGCTAGATCAGAGAAGGGACGGAAGAACCAACATTTGAAGTATCAAACCAAGAACCAGCATTATTGGAGGTGTTCCATAGAAGGGAAGAAGCAGAATCATGAGTGGAATCAATCTGTTGATCAACAGGGATATAGGTTCCAATCCAACCTGTTTTGAGCTTCTATTTTGTATTCCTTTTCTTTTATACCATTATCGTCGGGCATTTGCATAACATCGAAAGACATCAAACCTGTAAAGTTACTACCAGCTGCTGGAGTAACATCCTTCGGTCCATTTGTTATATATTTCTGATGTTGAAGGCTAGAAGCAAGCAAGGAAGCCATTGTTGAAGTGGAAGCTGCAAAAGTTGAAGATCCGAAAAATATAGGATCAATAGCAACAGATGAATTTGAGGTGCTGATAACATCTTTGATTTTCTTGACTGAATTGAACCCGTCTTTGTATTCATTGTTCTGAACAAACCCTAATCCAAGACCATTGATCTGAGGCAGATGCAAATCAAATCCATTGCTATCAGAAGTAACCCTAGGGGAACTAAACCTGGAAAATGGAAAGTTGAGCGGAGGATAATTAGTGGGTAGGCCGTAAAACATTGAATTATTGATGTGATTTGCATTTGAGCTGGATAGATCTGTCTGTTGCTGAACAGTAGGGCTTGTGGTAGCTGTTGAGTTAGAAGTAGAGATCCCATCCCCGCCGTTGGAAGGCTGCGCCGGCCTTTTCACTGCTCTCTTGTTCTTCCTACATCCCCCACCAACGGGGACGTTTCTTAATGTCCCGCCTCTAGTCCAGTAACGCTTACAGGCTTTACAAAAGTGTCTAGGCTGAGACAAGCTGTAGTTGTTGTAGTAACAA
This region of Primulina eburnea isolate SZY01 chromosome 14, ASM2296580v1, whole genome shotgun sequence genomic DNA includes:
- the LOC140812266 gene encoding uncharacterized protein; amino-acid sequence: MLVNCEKKMTATNQWGLPQDQIVDDQEIFMASTPKGKIMEKTSLQEHQRQLPLKCPRCDSSNTKFCYYNNYSLSQPRHFCKACKRYWTRGGTLRNVPVGGGCRKNKRAVKRPAQPSNGGDGISTSNSTATTSPTVQQQTDLSSSNANHINNSMFYGLPTNYPPLNFPFSRFSSPRVTSDSNGFDLHLPQINGLGLGFVQNNEYKDGFNSVKKIKDVISTSNSSVAIDPIFFGSSTFAASTSTMASLLASSLQHQKYITNGPKDVTPAAGSNFTGLMSFDVMQMPDDNGIKEKEYKIEAQNRLDWNLYPC